A portion of the Candidatus Methylomirabilota bacterium genome contains these proteins:
- a CDS encoding TIGR00282 family metallophosphoesterase, with translation MNILMVGDVYGEPGRQAIAKLLPRLRREHAIDFAVVNVENAAGGFGVTAPIARQILEAGADVMTSGNHIWDKKEIVEYITKENLLLRPANFPAGTPGVGHVSVKCGPHRIAVVNLMGRVFMLPIDCPFRRADEILPELRKETPIILVDMHAEATSESLAMGWYLDGRVSAVVGTHRHVQTADERVLPGGTAYITDLGLTGPTDGVIGVDRDQIIQRFLNQMPIRFETAKGPAALQGAVIAVDPETGRASEIRRLRVPA, from the coding sequence ATGAACATTCTGATGGTCGGGGACGTCTACGGCGAGCCCGGGCGCCAGGCGATCGCGAAGCTCCTGCCGCGGCTCCGCCGCGAGCACGCGATCGATTTCGCCGTCGTCAACGTCGAGAACGCCGCGGGCGGCTTCGGCGTCACCGCGCCGATCGCGCGCCAGATCCTCGAGGCCGGCGCCGACGTGATGACCTCCGGCAACCACATCTGGGACAAGAAGGAGATCGTCGAGTACATCACGAAGGAGAACCTGCTCCTCCGGCCCGCGAACTTCCCCGCGGGGACGCCGGGCGTCGGCCACGTCAGCGTGAAGTGCGGCCCCCACCGGATCGCGGTGGTGAACCTCATGGGGCGCGTCTTCATGCTCCCCATCGACTGCCCGTTCCGGCGGGCCGACGAGATCCTGCCCGAGCTCCGGAAGGAGACGCCGATCATCCTCGTGGACATGCACGCCGAGGCGACGAGCGAGTCGCTCGCGATGGGCTGGTACCTCGACGGGCGCGTGAGCGCCGTCGTCGGCACCCACCGCCACGTGCAGACGGCGGACGAGCGGGTGCTCCCCGGCGGCACCGCCTACATCACCGACCTCGGCCTCACGGGGCCGACCGACGGCGTCATCGGCGTGGACCGCGACCAGATCATCCAGCGCTTCCTCAACCAGATGCCGATCCGCTTCGAGACCGCCAAGGGCCCCGCGGCCCTGCAGGGCGCCGTCATCGCCGTCGACCCGGAGACGGGTCGCGCCTCGGAGATCCGCCGCCTTCGCGTCCCCGCATGA
- a CDS encoding exodeoxyribonuclease VII small subunit gives MTDLAFEDSLARLEQIVSQLEGGNLPLEQSLKVFEEGIALARHCAKYLEDAERRIEVLTKDEGGALGTKPFAWEPEGEA, from the coding sequence ATGACCGACCTCGCGTTTGAGGACTCGCTCGCGCGCCTCGAGCAGATCGTGAGCCAGCTCGAGGGAGGCAACCTCCCGCTCGAGCAGTCGCTCAAGGTCTTCGAGGAGGGGATCGCCCTCGCGCGGCACTGCGCCAAGTATCTCGAGGACGCGGAGCGGCGCATCGAGGTCCTCACCAAGGACGAGGGCGGCGCCCTCGGCACCAAGCCCTTCGCCTGGGAGCCCGAAGGAGAGGCGTGA
- a CDS encoding bifunctional 5,10-methylenetetrahydrofolate dehydrogenase/5,10-methenyltetrahydrofolate cyclohydrolase produces MILDGKAVAQKVLGEVKAGVERLRGATGVTPTLAVVLVGDFPPSKIYVANKMKASDAVGIATRDHVHPEGLSRERLLALLRRLNDDPAVHAILLQLPLPEGLDEDEAIRAIAPAKDVDGLHPENLGQLLAGAPTVVPCTPAGCLEILDHYGAKLEGKEAVVVGRSRLVGKPLAQLLLARHATVTTCHTRTRDLAAHTRRADVLCVAAGRARMITGDMVKEGAWVIDVGMNRLETGKLAGDVDFDSAAKRAEAITPVPGGVGPMTVAMLLKNTLAAAGRQLGQR; encoded by the coding sequence GTGATCCTCGACGGCAAGGCGGTCGCGCAGAAGGTCCTCGGCGAGGTCAAGGCGGGCGTCGAGCGCCTGCGCGGGGCCACCGGCGTCACGCCGACGCTCGCGGTCGTGCTGGTCGGCGACTTCCCGCCGTCGAAGATCTACGTCGCGAACAAGATGAAGGCGTCCGACGCCGTCGGCATCGCGACGCGCGACCACGTCCACCCCGAGGGGCTCTCCCGGGAGCGGCTGCTGGCGCTCCTGCGACGGCTCAACGACGACCCCGCGGTCCACGCCATCCTGCTCCAGCTGCCGCTGCCGGAGGGGCTCGACGAGGACGAGGCGATCCGGGCGATCGCTCCCGCAAAGGACGTGGACGGCCTCCACCCGGAGAACCTGGGCCAGCTCCTCGCCGGGGCGCCGACGGTCGTGCCGTGCACGCCCGCGGGCTGCCTGGAGATCCTCGACCACTATGGCGCGAAGCTCGAGGGCAAGGAGGCGGTCGTGGTCGGCCGCTCGCGCCTGGTCGGCAAGCCCCTGGCCCAGCTCCTCCTCGCCCGCCACGCGACGGTCACGACGTGCCACACGCGCACGCGGGACCTCGCCGCGCACACGCGGCGCGCCGACGTCCTCTGCGTCGCCGCGGGGCGCGCGCGGATGATCACGGGCGACATGGTGAAGGAGGGGGCCTGGGTCATCGACGTCGGCATGAACCGGCTCGAGACGGGCAAGCTCGCGGGCGACGTGGACTTCGACTCCGCCGCGAAGCGCGCCGAGGCGATCACGCCGGTGCCCGGCGGCGTCGGGCCGATGACGGTCGCGATGCTCCTGAAGAACACGCTCGCCGCGGCCGGCCGCCAGCTCGGTCAACGATGA
- a CDS encoding farnesyl diphosphate synthase produces the protein MSFDLQAYLAERRALVDQALEKFLPPEDAPPPSVHRAMRYSVLAGGKRLRPILVIAGAEAVGGAPDAVLPTACALELIHTYSLIHDDLPAMDDDDYRRGRLTSHKVFGEAIAILAGDALLTLAFQLVADNAALVPDPRVLRDVVAEIAGAAGTFGMVGGQVVDIESEGKTVSAATLEYIHRHKTAALLRASLRVGALLGGGDARAVQAISEAGGDLGLAFQIVDDILDVEGSLAELGKTAGSDERKRKATYPALHGLDASRRQARLLVERVKERLGAFGARAVPLRALADYVVERKN, from the coding sequence GTGAGCTTCGATCTCCAGGCCTACCTCGCGGAGCGACGGGCCCTCGTGGACCAGGCCCTCGAGAAGTTCCTGCCGCCCGAGGACGCGCCGCCGCCGAGCGTGCACCGCGCCATGCGCTACAGCGTGCTGGCCGGCGGCAAGCGCCTCCGGCCGATCCTCGTGATCGCCGGGGCCGAGGCCGTCGGCGGCGCGCCCGACGCGGTCCTGCCGACCGCGTGCGCGCTCGAGCTGATCCACACCTACTCGCTGATCCACGACGACCTGCCGGCGATGGACGACGACGACTATCGCCGCGGGCGGCTCACCAGCCACAAGGTCTTCGGCGAGGCGATCGCGATCCTCGCCGGCGACGCGCTGCTGACGCTCGCGTTCCAGCTCGTCGCGGACAACGCGGCGCTCGTCCCGGACCCGCGGGTGCTCCGCGACGTCGTCGCCGAGATCGCGGGCGCCGCCGGCACGTTCGGGATGGTCGGCGGCCAGGTGGTGGACATCGAGTCGGAGGGGAAGACGGTCAGCGCGGCGACGCTCGAGTACATCCACCGGCACAAGACGGCGGCGCTCCTCCGCGCCTCCCTCCGCGTCGGCGCGCTCCTGGGCGGCGGCGACGCGCGCGCGGTCCAGGCGATCAGCGAGGCGGGGGGCGACCTCGGCCTCGCCTTCCAGATCGTGGACGACATCCTCGACGTGGAGGGGAGCCTCGCGGAGCTCGGCAAGACGGCCGGCAGCGACGAGCGCAAGCGGAAGGCGACCTACCCCGCGCTCCACGGCCTCGACGCCTCGCGGCGGCAGGCACGGCTCCTGGTCGAGCGGGTGAAGGAGCGGCTCGGCGCGTTCGGCGCGCGCGCGGTCCCGCTCCGCGCGCTCGCCGACTACGTCGTCGAGAGGAAGAACTAG
- the xseA gene encoding exodeoxyribonuclease VII large subunit, producing MTGERAVLTVAELTERLRATLEERFPAVWVEGEISNFRLYGSGHAYFTLKDAEAQLRCVLFRNRGRRIKFEPADGLHVMAFGSIEVYAQRGEYQLVVELLEPKGLGALQLAFEQLKQRLHAEGLFEQARKRELPRFPKKIGIVTSPSGAAIRDMLRVIGRRFGELHIVIAPCRVQGEGAAEEVAQGLRDLNALGDVDVIIVGRGGGSLEDLWAFNEETVARAIAASKAPVVSAVGHEVDFTIADFVADLRAPTPSAAAELVVREKQAVVGALVELRERLERAAARPLRDLERRVDDVTLRLRRGMHAEWRHGAHRVELATAALHASSPVARVTHGRHRLERLEGRLRNEIRHALARSRHRLGEAVGRLDSLSPLGVLGRGYSLTRTAEGRIVRSARQVTAGDDVSVLLHEGTLECRVSAAKERDDRPRV from the coding sequence ATGACCGGGGAGCGCGCGGTCCTCACCGTCGCGGAGCTGACGGAGCGGCTCCGCGCGACGCTTGAGGAGCGCTTCCCGGCCGTCTGGGTCGAGGGCGAGATCTCGAACTTCCGTCTCTACGGCTCGGGCCACGCCTACTTCACGCTAAAGGACGCCGAGGCGCAGCTCCGCTGCGTGCTCTTCAGGAATCGCGGGCGGCGGATCAAGTTCGAGCCCGCCGACGGTCTCCACGTCATGGCGTTCGGCTCGATCGAGGTCTACGCCCAGCGCGGCGAGTACCAGCTGGTCGTCGAGCTGCTCGAGCCCAAGGGGCTCGGCGCGCTTCAGCTCGCGTTCGAGCAGCTGAAGCAGCGCCTGCACGCCGAGGGCCTGTTCGAGCAGGCCCGCAAGCGGGAGCTGCCTCGGTTCCCGAAGAAGATCGGGATCGTCACCTCGCCGAGCGGGGCGGCGATCCGCGATATGCTCCGCGTGATCGGCCGGCGCTTCGGCGAACTCCACATCGTCATCGCGCCCTGCCGCGTGCAGGGGGAGGGCGCCGCGGAGGAGGTCGCCCAGGGGCTCCGCGACCTGAACGCCCTCGGCGACGTGGACGTCATCATCGTCGGGCGCGGCGGCGGCTCGCTCGAGGACCTCTGGGCCTTCAACGAGGAGACCGTCGCCCGGGCGATCGCCGCCTCGAAGGCGCCCGTGGTCTCGGCGGTCGGCCACGAGGTGGACTTCACGATCGCCGACTTCGTCGCCGACCTGCGCGCGCCGACGCCGTCGGCCGCCGCGGAGCTGGTCGTGCGCGAGAAGCAGGCGGTGGTGGGGGCGCTGGTCGAGCTGCGCGAGCGGCTCGAGCGCGCGGCGGCCCGTCCGCTCAGGGACCTCGAGCGGCGCGTGGACGACGTCACGCTGCGCCTCCGCCGCGGGATGCACGCCGAGTGGCGCCACGGCGCCCACCGGGTCGAGCTGGCCACGGCGGCGCTCCACGCGTCGAGCCCGGTCGCGCGCGTGACGCACGGCCGTCACCGCCTCGAGCGCCTCGAGGGCCGCCTCCGGAACGAGATCCGCCACGCCCTCGCGCGCTCGCGCCACCGCCTGGGCGAGGCCGTCGGCCGGCTCGACTCGCTCTCGCCGCTCGGCGTGCTCGGCCGGGGCTACAGCCTCACGCGGACCGCAGAGGGCCGGATCGTGCGCAGCGCCCGGCAGGTGACGGCGGGCGACGACGTCAGCGTGCTGCTCCACGAGGGCACGCTCGAGTGCCGCGTGTCGGCGGCGAAGGAGCGCGATGACCGACCTCGCGTTTGA